A portion of the Agelaius phoeniceus isolate bAgePho1 chromosome 29, bAgePho1.hap1, whole genome shotgun sequence genome contains these proteins:
- the HOMER3 gene encoding homer protein homolog 3 isoform X1 — MSTTREQPIFSTRAHVFQIDPATKRNWIPASKHALTVSYFYDATRSVYRIISVGGTKAIINSTITPNMTFTKTSQKFGQWADSRANTVYGLGFASEQHLSQPQGDSSLPLQFAEKFQEVKEAARVAREKCQDKTELTNPALSIPSHQVLPSPIISSNGPGEDKLFRSQSADVEISTEKERLKKMLSEGSVSEVQWEAEFFSLQDNNSKLVAALHEANASVEQWKKELAAYQEETEALRQRVAELEAQGAQDSSSDNNKEELSQSLEELELLLKAKDEEIQLLKSQRCGRWEAEGEREETLQKLQELEARNAELEQRLQLAEQSLAESLAQRDRVQHEVTRVAEIMDVKIFELSELRQGLAKLVESN; from the exons ggagcagcccaTCTTCAGCACCAGGGCCCACGTGTTCCAGATCGACCCTGCCACCAAGAGGAACTGGATCCCAGCCAGCAAACACGCCCTGACCGTCTCCTACTTCTACGATGCCACGCGCAGCGTCTACAGGATCATCAGCGTGGGGGGCACCAAG GCCATCATCAACAGCACCATCACCCCCAACATGACGTTCACCAAGACCTCGCAGAAGTTCGGGCAGTGGGCAGACAGCAGGGCCAACACGGTGTACGGGCTGGGCTTCGCCTCTGAGCAGCACCTGAGCCAG ccccagggtgactcttcccttcccctccagtTTGCAGAGAAGTTCCAGGAAGTGAAGGAGGCAGCTCGTGTGGCCAGGGAGAAATGCCAGGATAAAACTGAGCTCACCAACCCTGCCCTGAGCATCCCTTCCCACCAG gtgctgcccagccccatcatCAGCTCCAATGGACCTGGGGAGGACAAACTGTTCCGCAGCCAGAGCGCGGATGTGGAGATCAGCACCGAGAAGGAGAGGCTGAAGAAGATGCTCTCCGAGGG ctcggTGAGCGAGGTGCAGTGGGAGGCCGAGTTCTTCAGCCTGCAGGACAACAACTCCAAGCTGGTGGCGGCGCTGCACGAGGCCAACGCCAGCGTGGAGCAGTGGAAGAAGGAGCTGGCGGCGTACCAGGAGGAGACGGAGGCGCTGCGCCAGCGG gtggcagagctggaggctCAGGGCGCCCAGGACTCCTCCAGTGACAACAACAAGGAGGAGCTGAGCCagagcctggaggagctggagctgctgctcaagGCCAAGGATGAG GAGATCCAGCTGCTGAAGAGCCAGAGGTGCGGCCGCTGGGAGGCCGAGGGCGAGCGCGAGGAGACGCTGCAGAAGCTGCAG GAGCTGGAGGCCCGGAACGCGGAGCTGGAGCAGcggctgcagctggcagagcagagcctggcagagagcctggcacagagggacagggtgCAGCACGAGGTCACCAGGGTGGCCGAGATCATGGATGTGAAGATCTTCGAGCTCAGCGAGCTCAGGCAGGGCCTGGCCAAGCTGGTGGAGAGCaactga
- the HOMER3 gene encoding homer protein homolog 3 isoform X2, with protein sequence MSTTREQPIFSTRAHVFQIDPATKRNWIPASKHALTVSYFYDATRSVYRIISVGGTKAIINSTITPNMTFTKTSQKFGQWADSRANTVYGLGFASEQHLSQFAEKFQEVKEAARVAREKCQDKTELTNPALSIPSHQVLPSPIISSNGPGEDKLFRSQSADVEISTEKERLKKMLSEGSVSEVQWEAEFFSLQDNNSKLVAALHEANASVEQWKKELAAYQEETEALRQRVAELEAQGAQDSSSDNNKEELSQSLEELELLLKAKDEEIQLLKSQRCGRWEAEGEREETLQKLQELEARNAELEQRLQLAEQSLAESLAQRDRVQHEVTRVAEIMDVKIFELSELRQGLAKLVESN encoded by the exons ggagcagcccaTCTTCAGCACCAGGGCCCACGTGTTCCAGATCGACCCTGCCACCAAGAGGAACTGGATCCCAGCCAGCAAACACGCCCTGACCGTCTCCTACTTCTACGATGCCACGCGCAGCGTCTACAGGATCATCAGCGTGGGGGGCACCAAG GCCATCATCAACAGCACCATCACCCCCAACATGACGTTCACCAAGACCTCGCAGAAGTTCGGGCAGTGGGCAGACAGCAGGGCCAACACGGTGTACGGGCTGGGCTTCGCCTCTGAGCAGCACCTGAGCCAG tTTGCAGAGAAGTTCCAGGAAGTGAAGGAGGCAGCTCGTGTGGCCAGGGAGAAATGCCAGGATAAAACTGAGCTCACCAACCCTGCCCTGAGCATCCCTTCCCACCAG gtgctgcccagccccatcatCAGCTCCAATGGACCTGGGGAGGACAAACTGTTCCGCAGCCAGAGCGCGGATGTGGAGATCAGCACCGAGAAGGAGAGGCTGAAGAAGATGCTCTCCGAGGG ctcggTGAGCGAGGTGCAGTGGGAGGCCGAGTTCTTCAGCCTGCAGGACAACAACTCCAAGCTGGTGGCGGCGCTGCACGAGGCCAACGCCAGCGTGGAGCAGTGGAAGAAGGAGCTGGCGGCGTACCAGGAGGAGACGGAGGCGCTGCGCCAGCGG gtggcagagctggaggctCAGGGCGCCCAGGACTCCTCCAGTGACAACAACAAGGAGGAGCTGAGCCagagcctggaggagctggagctgctgctcaagGCCAAGGATGAG GAGATCCAGCTGCTGAAGAGCCAGAGGTGCGGCCGCTGGGAGGCCGAGGGCGAGCGCGAGGAGACGCTGCAGAAGCTGCAG GAGCTGGAGGCCCGGAACGCGGAGCTGGAGCAGcggctgcagctggcagagcagagcctggcagagagcctggcacagagggacagggtgCAGCACGAGGTCACCAGGGTGGCCGAGATCATGGATGTGAAGATCTTCGAGCTCAGCGAGCTCAGGCAGGGCCTGGCCAAGCTGGTGGAGAGCaactga